A region from the Maribacter aquivivus genome encodes:
- a CDS encoding TlpA family protein disulfide reductase produces MRKTLILLLLICITSCKENKETKTKNAETTAQKSDIDFNTLELDNLKWWPYHENNIILSSEFIAINDKSETITKDDFLNLLTTGDYIPLKLIAPDNARKYKLYKLSASADKKIREIIKSTSENIYTKFKMEGTPFPDFSFTDLDGKEYTNENTKGKVLVFKCWFINCKPCVAEFPELNTFVDEYKQRENVEFISLAIDDKAALDRFLSKKVFNYKTIPNQEDFIENKLFVKAYPTHIVVNENGSIEKVVSKATELISFLENGDILTTNKNEGLPPPPGPSL; encoded by the coding sequence ATGAGAAAAACACTAATTCTACTACTTCTAATTTGTATTACTTCTTGTAAAGAAAATAAAGAAACAAAAACCAAGAATGCAGAAACTACAGCACAAAAATCAGATATAGATTTCAATACCTTAGAATTGGATAATTTAAAGTGGTGGCCCTATCATGAAAATAACATCATTTTATCGTCAGAATTTATTGCCATAAACGATAAATCTGAAACAATAACCAAAGACGATTTTCTAAACTTATTGACCACTGGTGATTATATCCCCTTAAAACTTATAGCACCTGATAATGCAAGAAAATATAAACTTTACAAATTAAGCGCTTCTGCAGACAAAAAAATTCGAGAAATTATTAAATCAACTTCAGAAAATATATACACAAAATTTAAAATGGAAGGGACCCCTTTTCCTGATTTTAGCTTTACTGATCTAGATGGAAAAGAATATACCAATGAAAACACAAAAGGTAAAGTACTAGTTTTTAAATGTTGGTTTATTAATTGTAAACCTTGTGTAGCTGAGTTTCCTGAATTGAATACATTCGTTGACGAATATAAGCAACGAGAGAATGTTGAATTTATAAGTTTGGCGATAGACGATAAAGCTGCATTAGATAGATTCTTGTCTAAAAAAGTGTTTAACTATAAAACCATACCCAATCAAGAAGATTTTATTGAAAATAAACTTTTCGTAAAAGCCTATCCTACTCACATTGTAGTTAATGAAAATGGCAGTATTGAAAAGGTTGTAAGCAAAGCAACCGAACTTATTTCTTTTCTAGAAAATGGTGACATATTAACCACCAACAAGAACGAAGGTTTGCCACCACCCCCAGGTCCGTCATTATAA
- a CDS encoding transglutaminase-like domain-containing protein, protein MDFLSPTYFFDYESDEIQDLVSEFKNTTLSEKEISIALYNKVRDAWRYDPYSLSFNKEKYRASEIAKRPKGHCIDKSIILIAGLRALGIPARIHLAKVKNHIGVERLIEKFGSNELTPHGMVDAFINDKWLKLSPTFNASLCEMLNVAPLDFDGENDAVLQEFSTDGTQFMEYLEDYGHFEDVPMEFMERNAREHYPNIFDTGTNQTEFQL, encoded by the coding sequence ATGGATTTCCTATCACCTACTTATTTTTTTGATTATGAAAGTGACGAGATTCAAGACCTGGTTTCTGAATTCAAAAACACGACACTTTCTGAGAAAGAAATTTCTATTGCGCTATATAACAAAGTGCGTGATGCATGGCGATACGATCCATATAGCCTAAGTTTCAATAAAGAGAAATACCGAGCTAGTGAAATTGCAAAACGACCAAAAGGTCATTGTATAGATAAGTCCATCATCTTAATTGCAGGACTTCGTGCCCTAGGTATACCTGCTAGAATTCACTTAGCGAAAGTTAAAAACCATATTGGCGTAGAACGATTAATAGAGAAATTCGGCTCTAACGAGCTTACTCCCCATGGTATGGTAGATGCTTTTATAAATGACAAGTGGCTGAAGCTCTCTCCTACATTCAATGCATCGTTATGCGAAATGCTTAATGTTGCTCCTTTAGATTTTGATGGAGAAAATGATGCCGTATTACAAGAATTCAGTACAGACGGAACACAGTTTATGGAGTACCTGGAAGACTACGGTCATTTTGAAGATGTACCTATGGAATTTATGGAACGGAATGCACGTGAGCATTATCCAAATATTTTTGATACCGGCACTAACCAAACGGAATTTCAGTTGTAG
- a CDS encoding DUF2750 domain-containing protein, whose translation MEQQGSDIITNRYKKFIKTVCETDIVYALQNHEGFATSASVQYDDENDRPVGVLCFWAESGRAKSCTINHWANYQLTEIALADFIENWGVGMENDGILAGIEFDQNMFGYEAKPLDLILDLVAEIKATNKELPLQKFDGIADLEEQARVANG comes from the coding sequence ATGGAACAACAAGGATCAGATATAATTACAAATAGATATAAGAAATTTATAAAAACAGTTTGCGAAACAGATATTGTTTATGCACTTCAAAATCATGAAGGTTTTGCAACCTCAGCCTCTGTGCAGTATGATGATGAAAATGACAGACCTGTTGGTGTACTTTGTTTTTGGGCAGAAAGTGGCAGGGCAAAATCTTGCACCATAAACCATTGGGCTAACTATCAGCTTACCGAAATAGCATTAGCAGACTTTATAGAAAATTGGGGCGTAGGCATGGAAAACGACGGAATACTAGCTGGTATCGAATTCGACCAAAATATGTTTGGCTATGAAGCCAAACCCCTAGATTTAATTCTTGACTTAGTTGCTGAAATTAAAGCTACCAATAAAGAACTACCGCTACAAAAATTTGACGGCATAGCAGATTTAGAAGAACAGGCGAGAGTTGCAAATGGGTAA
- a CDS encoding zinc-dependent peptidase encodes MNAKHTFVNLFLKTSSKQECHEVLSKWNSYYAALSEKHQESFVVRTLLFLNTTDFDATEGFELTTEMKLVISSAFVQITFGLKQDVLSVFKTIFVTPTSYSYTGRDVLYDGDVNTVTKRVNLSWPAVEKGFVITDDGLNIAIHEFSHCLIIENAKGSYFSKAFKDADLNAWKELATKKIPLIREGKYTIFRDYGGTNLMELFAISLETFFEQPHEFYSYSPTFYRTTAKVLKQDPRNGKNPK; translated from the coding sequence TTGAACGCCAAACATACTTTCGTCAATTTATTTCTTAAGACCAGTAGCAAACAAGAATGCCATGAGGTACTTAGCAAATGGAACTCTTATTACGCTGCATTATCAGAAAAGCATCAAGAGTCTTTTGTAGTGAGAACACTGCTGTTTTTAAATACTACAGATTTTGATGCTACAGAAGGTTTTGAACTTACTACTGAGATGAAACTGGTTATTTCTAGTGCATTCGTTCAGATTACTTTTGGCTTGAAACAAGATGTTCTAAGTGTCTTCAAAACTATATTTGTGACTCCTACTTCATATTCATACACTGGTAGAGATGTTTTGTATGATGGTGATGTAAATACCGTTACCAAGCGTGTAAACTTATCTTGGCCTGCGGTAGAAAAAGGATTCGTTATTACCGATGACGGATTAAATATTGCCATACACGAGTTCAGTCATTGCTTAATTATTGAAAATGCCAAAGGCTCGTATTTTTCGAAAGCTTTTAAAGATGCGGACCTCAACGCTTGGAAAGAACTGGCTACTAAAAAAATACCGCTTATACGTGAAGGTAAATACACCATTTTCAGAGACTATGGCGGCACTAATTTAATGGAGCTTTTTGCCATTTCATTAGAGACCTTTTTTGAGCAACCTCATGAGTTCTACTCCTACTCGCCTACTTTTTACCGTACCACCGCCAAAGTGTTAAAACAAGACCCTAGAAACGGTAAAAACCCAAAGTAA
- a CDS encoding tetratricopeptide repeat protein, whose protein sequence is MKTFIKIIKVFFTLLFFSFSIIMLYYTALAPKIDRFKLAEEFQGSYLSQTMFDILKMQHPDYSDAYFEQSVAFNKRGDYAKGFELLDKAVDHNPKIHLGYSGWMKLRKLRDYDGALSDFDRLDSLTPNSIDAPWGEDIDFLRGECYFGKKNYHEAIGFLNQSIINQKEDWADVHAFVYLGLCEYELGNYEKSISEFQRALNQSDHVPEAHFGIAKAYQNIGETEKAKEHILKAEENIGSKREDSYDEFLNEIYLNEILDFKQSLEEKPSIKKTTDHQL, encoded by the coding sequence ATGAAGACTTTTATAAAAATAATTAAGGTGTTTTTTACACTACTATTTTTCTCTTTTTCAATAATCATGCTCTATTACACGGCATTGGCTCCTAAAATTGACCGATTTAAATTGGCAGAGGAATTTCAAGGTTCTTATTTATCTCAAACGATGTTCGACATTTTAAAAATGCAACACCCAGATTATTCCGATGCTTATTTTGAGCAATCTGTAGCTTTCAACAAAAGAGGCGATTACGCGAAAGGTTTTGAGCTATTAGACAAAGCTGTTGACCATAATCCAAAAATACATTTGGGATACAGCGGCTGGATGAAATTGAGAAAATTACGAGATTATGACGGTGCTTTAAGTGATTTCGATAGATTAGATAGCTTAACACCTAACTCGATTGATGCACCCTGGGGAGAAGACATTGACTTTTTACGAGGGGAGTGTTATTTCGGAAAAAAGAATTACCATGAAGCTATCGGTTTCTTAAACCAAAGTATCATAAACCAAAAAGAAGATTGGGCAGATGTACACGCATTTGTTTATTTAGGACTTTGCGAATACGAACTTGGTAATTACGAGAAATCAATTTCTGAATTTCAACGTGCATTAAACCAATCGGATCACGTTCCGGAAGCTCATTTTGGCATAGCAAAAGCGTACCAAAATATAGGAGAGACAGAAAAAGCCAAAGAGCATATTTTAAAAGCTGAAGAAAATATAGGCTCAAAAAGAGAAGATAGTTATGACGAGTTTCTAAATGAAATTTATTTAAATGAAATTTTAGATTTCAAACAATCTTTAGAAGAAAAGCCTTCTATCAAAAAAACCACCGACCACCAACTTTAA
- a CDS encoding AAA family ATPase codes for MLHLIVGNTGSGKTTYSNELKKKTKGVLFSIDTWNNTLFLPDKKETDGLEWFLERIERAESLILNIVTQLEESHTDAILDLGLSKYEHREKFRAFAATHGYTIQLHFLDLSKDTRWQRVQQRNTEKGATFEFEVSKENFDFMETWFEKPTENELIGSVVITE; via the coding sequence ATGCTACACCTCATCGTCGGTAATACAGGGTCAGGTAAAACCACCTACTCGAACGAGCTTAAAAAGAAAACCAAAGGAGTACTCTTTTCTATTGACACTTGGAACAATACGTTGTTTCTACCCGACAAGAAAGAGACTGATGGTTTAGAATGGTTTTTAGAACGTATAGAAAGAGCTGAAAGTTTAATCTTGAATATTGTTACACAATTAGAAGAATCTCATACAGATGCTATTCTAGACCTAGGATTATCAAAATATGAGCATCGAGAAAAATTTAGAGCTTTTGCAGCCACTCATGGTTATACAATTCAACTTCACTTTTTAGATCTTTCTAAAGATACTAGATGGCAACGTGTACAGCAGCGCAACACTGAAAAAGGAGCAACTTTTGAATTTGAGGTCAGTAAAGAGAATTTTGATTTTATGGAAACTTGGTTTGAAAAACCTACCGAAAATGAACTTATTGGTAGTGTTGTTATCACCGAATAA
- a CDS encoding DUF2306 domain-containing protein translates to MENIIEIFIYIHAFFGGVGLITGIASIVVKKGRLNHKRLGKWFSWSMIISSAISLVIARMPNHINTFLFLIGIFTIYMVLAGNRALTFKSIKKTKANLTDKLVSGSMAFSALLMIGFGINGLINGYSHSILYLFFGIIGLFLPYGDYKLFKSTLENRKLWLINHLSRMLGALIASVTAFIVAGMHQDTLWAWITPSVIGTAYIIYWIKKTKGKKKLKTA, encoded by the coding sequence ATGGAAAACATCATTGAAATCTTCATTTATATTCATGCCTTTTTTGGTGGTGTGGGGCTAATTACTGGTATTGCTAGTATTGTTGTAAAAAAAGGAAGGTTAAACCACAAGCGTCTTGGTAAATGGTTTTCGTGGTCTATGATTATTAGTTCTGCGATTTCTTTGGTAATTGCGCGAATGCCCAACCACATAAATACCTTTTTATTCTTAATAGGCATTTTTACTATTTATATGGTGCTGGCGGGTAATAGAGCGCTCACATTTAAATCAATAAAAAAAACAAAAGCAAATTTGACCGATAAATTGGTTTCGGGTAGCATGGCTTTTTCGGCTTTATTAATGATTGGGTTTGGCATCAACGGACTTATTAACGGTTATTCTCACAGCATTCTTTATCTGTTCTTTGGAATAATAGGTCTATTTCTACCTTACGGAGATTACAAACTATTTAAAAGCACATTAGAAAACAGGAAGCTTTGGCTCATAAATCATCTTAGTAGAATGTTAGGTGCCCTCATAGCCTCGGTTACCGCATTTATAGTTGCAGGTATGCACCAAGATACACTTTGGGCATGGATTACACCATCCGTTATAGGAACTGCCTATATTATCTACTGGATTAAAAAAACGAAAGGAAAAAAGAAACTTAAAACAGCTTAA
- a CDS encoding DUF5694 domain-containing protein: MKNLKIVAGFLIVSFFISCAETPKEAEETSTEATPTTPESSSIKVLNFATFHMGYTSDAHTMDFDENNEKNKDSIHQIAKMLSAFKPTVIIVETVPEYNETLQKNYATYLEAPETNFEEPNEVELLAFELGRLAGVKRIYGVDHKMEYNYAIGSEITNAIDSVTYNTFMNNPFESVPGKNIFEEGISLYEKLARMNHPKILDLLITANADMLTYVGTENGFEGADEAAKYYQRNLRIYSNLNRLKLDPTERVFIISGGSHTAFLREFMRRDAKYDMVDTFEYLK; this comes from the coding sequence ATGAAAAACTTAAAAATTGTAGCAGGTTTTCTGATCGTATCATTCTTTATTTCTTGCGCAGAGACTCCTAAAGAAGCAGAAGAAACAAGCACCGAAGCCACGCCTACAACACCAGAAAGTTCTAGCATAAAAGTATTAAACTTTGCTACGTTCCACATGGGGTACACCAGCGATGCCCACACCATGGATTTTGATGAAAACAATGAGAAAAATAAAGACTCTATTCACCAAATAGCTAAAATGCTATCTGCGTTTAAGCCTACTGTTATTATCGTAGAAACCGTACCTGAATATAACGAGACTTTACAAAAGAACTACGCTACTTATTTAGAGGCGCCAGAGACTAATTTTGAAGAGCCAAATGAAGTTGAACTTCTTGCTTTTGAATTGGGAAGATTAGCGGGTGTAAAACGTATTTATGGTGTTGATCATAAAATGGAATATAACTATGCCATTGGTTCAGAAATCACAAATGCAATTGATTCTGTAACCTACAACACATTTATGAACAATCCGTTTGAGTCCGTTCCTGGTAAAAACATTTTTGAGGAAGGTATATCATTATACGAGAAATTAGCTCGAATGAATCATCCTAAAATACTGGATTTACTTATCACTGCAAATGCTGATATGCTCACCTATGTAGGTACTGAAAATGGTTTTGAAGGTGCTGATGAAGCTGCAAAGTATTATCAAAGAAATCTGAGAATCTACTCTAACCTAAATAGACTTAAACTAGACCCTACAGAGAGAGTTTTTATTATATCCGGCGGAAGTCATACCGCTTTTCTTAGAGAATTTATGCGCAGAGATGCTAAGTATGACATGGTAGATACGTTTGAGTATTTGAAGTAG
- the gldC gene encoding gliding motility protein GldC, which yields MADLHTSEITLRVGLDENRIPETLNWSAQDGGIENEEAKAMLLSVWDSKNQESLKIDLWTKDMPVDEMKTFFHQTLVSLTDTFLKATQDDKMTATMKDFCDYFAENLNLKEKD from the coding sequence ATGGCAGATTTACATACTTCAGAAATTACACTGCGCGTAGGATTAGATGAAAATAGAATTCCGGAAACATTAAACTGGTCTGCACAAGACGGTGGTATTGAAAACGAGGAAGCAAAAGCAATGCTTTTATCTGTTTGGGATAGTAAAAATCAAGAGTCGTTAAAAATTGACCTGTGGACAAAAGATATGCCTGTAGATGAGATGAAAACATTTTTTCATCAGACATTGGTTTCTTTGACCGATACCTTTTTGAAGGCAACACAAGATGATAAAATGACGGCTACCATGAAAGATTTCTGTGATTACTTTGCAGAAAACCTAAATCTTAAAGAAAAAGATTAA
- a CDS encoding YegJ family protein — translation MKKSLLFIASLLFILTSCKESSADKTERSGEPDVYNVEDDDAKMNQAMIDAKNSIGDFKKAIASDNPNFEYFTIKQKFEADGGAEHIWVGDIQLIDNVLMGIIANEPVYTGEVQLGDTITVNNADISDWMYYDEGKVVGGFTIRAIRDALSPEEQAQFDAENGLIFK, via the coding sequence ATGAAGAAATCGCTACTTTTCATCGCATCATTACTATTTATTCTAACTTCTTGCAAAGAAAGCTCAGCTGACAAAACAGAACGCTCTGGTGAACCAGATGTGTACAATGTGGAAGATGACGATGCCAAAATGAACCAAGCTATGATAGATGCTAAAAACTCTATCGGTGATTTTAAAAAGGCAATAGCTAGCGATAATCCTAATTTTGAGTATTTTACTATTAAACAGAAATTCGAAGCCGATGGTGGTGCAGAACATATTTGGGTGGGCGACATTCAATTAATTGATAATGTATTAATGGGAATTATTGCCAACGAACCGGTTTACACCGGCGAAGTTCAATTGGGCGATACCATTACGGTAAACAACGCCGACATTAGCGATTGGATGTACTACGACGAAGGCAAAGTGGTTGGCGGTTTTACCATTCGTGCTATTCGTGATGCACTTTCGCCTGAAGAGCAAGCGCAATTCGATGCAGAGAACGGACTTATATTCAAATAA
- a CDS encoding cupin domain-containing protein: protein MQKTSFTENLDFNDNKVVIKVLLETSFSKEIRILLKSGQLMKEHKAPFPIIVHIVQGEIDFGVEGIHHTLKQGDIITLAANVPHDLLAKSDSIVRLTLSKQDAAERVEKVVADS, encoded by the coding sequence ATGCAAAAGACATCTTTTACCGAAAATCTAGATTTCAACGATAACAAAGTTGTTATTAAAGTTCTTTTAGAAACTTCGTTCTCAAAAGAGATTCGAATTCTATTGAAGAGCGGACAACTTATGAAAGAGCACAAAGCTCCTTTTCCCATTATAGTACACATCGTACAAGGAGAGATTGATTTTGGAGTAGAAGGTATTCATCACACCCTAAAGCAGGGAGATATCATTACCTTAGCTGCCAATGTACCACATGACCTTTTAGCAAAATCTGACAGTATTGTGCGTCTTACCCTTTCTAAACAAGATGCTGCAGAACGGGTAGAAAAAGTTGTTGCCGATTCTTAA
- a CDS encoding M23 family metallopeptidase, whose product MKKRNEVLISILVILIIGFLIPQHLKMPVQGATKSDYNSKSFWFYPWGKSVTHKGVDIFAKKGTDINSSTNGLVLYAGEISIGGKFVLVLGPKWRLHYYAHLNELNTASLSFVNTNSKIGTVGTSRNAAGKSPHLHYSILTLVPYIWQLDSDRQGWKKMFYLNPIEYLEHN is encoded by the coding sequence TTGAAGAAAAGAAATGAAGTCCTAATCAGTATACTTGTAATTCTCATTATCGGTTTTTTAATTCCACAGCATTTAAAAATGCCTGTTCAAGGAGCAACAAAATCTGACTACAATTCTAAATCATTTTGGTTTTACCCCTGGGGAAAATCTGTTACGCATAAAGGTGTAGATATCTTTGCAAAAAAAGGAACAGATATTAATTCTTCAACTAATGGTTTGGTACTATATGCCGGAGAGATAAGTATCGGTGGTAAATTTGTTCTAGTACTAGGTCCAAAATGGCGCTTACATTACTATGCACATTTGAATGAATTAAACACGGCTTCGTTGTCCTTTGTAAATACAAATTCAAAAATAGGTACTGTTGGCACAAGTAGAAACGCAGCGGGTAAATCGCCACATTTACATTATTCTATTTTGACCTTAGTACCATACATTTGGCAACTAGATTCTGACAGACAAGGTTGGAAAAAGATGTTCTATTTAAACCCGATTGAATATTTAGAGCACAACTAA
- a CDS encoding group III truncated hemoglobin: MTQITNREDVHVLVHTFYDKIRQNEMLGPIFNGHITDEQWPAHLSKLTDFWESNLFGVRTFRGSPSKAHLNVDKNLKHTISQEHFAQWLQIWFETIDELYEGELANNAKDMARRMSTGQYIHIWQNRPENQ, from the coding sequence ATGACCCAAATTACCAATAGAGAAGATGTACATGTTTTGGTGCATACCTTTTATGATAAAATAAGGCAAAACGAAATGCTAGGCCCTATTTTCAACGGACATATTACAGATGAACAATGGCCTGCACACCTAAGCAAACTTACCGATTTCTGGGAATCTAATCTTTTTGGTGTCCGCACGTTTAGGGGGAGTCCGTCTAAGGCACACTTGAACGTTGATAAAAATCTTAAGCACACCATCTCACAAGAACATTTTGCCCAATGGCTACAAATTTGGTTCGAAACTATTGACGAACTATACGAGGGTGAACTGGCAAATAATGCAAAAGATATGGCTCGTAGAATGTCTACTGGTCAGTATATTCATATTTGGCAGAATAGACCGGAAAATCAGTGA
- a CDS encoding CPBP family glutamic-type intramembrane protease, with protein MKILKDIGTLLKTGYIEGDKLLLKDQIRIFFKLLGLIFLLKLFYLGISLGLNSIDGIDIPLPSETQDFDSYSGFLKFSILAIVAPILEELTFRLGLKFSKRNFIVMISGIIYALLKIVLDFSVYIALVSALAIATFLTFTLSPKIIISLTNYWKNHRLIIFYLLIISFSILHIANYDLNSTIVVYIPLIAFSHVLGGVVFSYARLKYNILLAIGLHMAHNALISFPYLFFS; from the coding sequence ATGAAAATATTAAAGGATATTGGAACGCTTCTAAAAACTGGATATATTGAGGGTGATAAACTATTATTAAAAGATCAGATCAGAATTTTCTTTAAACTGTTAGGTCTAATATTTCTTTTAAAACTTTTTTATTTGGGCATTTCATTGGGGCTAAATTCTATAGATGGCATTGATATTCCTTTACCAAGTGAAACTCAAGATTTTGATTCGTATTCCGGTTTCTTAAAGTTTAGCATTCTTGCTATCGTCGCACCAATTTTAGAAGAACTTACTTTTAGATTAGGACTTAAATTTTCTAAAAGAAATTTTATCGTTATGATTTCTGGTATAATCTACGCCCTTTTAAAAATTGTTCTTGACTTTAGTGTATATATAGCATTAGTATCAGCACTAGCGATAGCGACATTTTTGACCTTTACTCTTAGCCCAAAAATTATAATTTCTCTAACGAACTATTGGAAAAATCATCGTTTAATTATCTTCTATCTTTTAATCATTAGCTTTTCAATTTTACATATTGCTAACTATGATTTAAATTCTACTATAGTAGTTTATATTCCGCTAATAGCATTTTCCCATGTTTTAGGCGGTGTTGTTTTTAGTTATGCCAGATTAAAATATAATATCCTTTTGGCTATAGGTTTACATATGGCCCATAACGCCCTAATATCATTTCCTTATTTATTTTTTAGTTAA